In one Drosophila albomicans strain 15112-1751.03 chromosome X, ASM965048v2, whole genome shotgun sequence genomic region, the following are encoded:
- the LOC117576350 gene encoding nose resistant to fluoxetine protein 6 isoform X3, producing the protein MLKLLLLLPVLAQALDSSFASSSLLEGLTQLMLSPSTNQTTRCGQELLALHAAWQQHEAWALKAFDASGSGYANILMGDAHFLGSRVTCQAVNQLVLKYYTSKQQHLLDNLAPFGFDYRVVYVNATTRFKLRFLHTPTTLMHIGLCVPQSCERDELEQLLRQTLAVQPLEHQYMELQPQLVYTKKPQFVGRFLESRAFRLLITLLLLVLLLTLLSNVLPKGWSRVLDCFHVPSNWQRLSDSSKEIAVINGLRVVAAISLLIIHVTWYSVTSVNQTSGMLKSIANIWLHHPYMPSMLEVFFTISGFLTVSNFLSNRAQLQRLAEQPLSSNLVAYLKSLLQRYLRLVPMQIVLMLLVTVAISYYREVSLLHIHEPLDDYCAQSWWKNALLIQDLFNTDYLCANWTWSLACEMQFHVLAMLLLHLYVHRPKLVRRLVVGILVANLVYSLAFIISLGVQLRFENAYKELTEGFYFNPLVRLQTYAVGGIYAHAHVNGMRDGKTPLDLVLPGRLVKSLASAAVLWVIWQLQLEANDLNTHLIAIAIVIVRLAYSLITLHLILANFSTERCSFVIRWGTQLLQANCFQFLGKLTFTFYLIHPLLVMCFNYGFSYLLPSDFSLWSILSIAYTVICFAVSTVLTLFLEMPFNRLTHLLMSSLATQASNNKIK; encoded by the exons CCTTCGATGCATCGGGCAGCGGGTATGCCAACATATTGATGGGCGACGCACACTTTTTGGGCAGCCGCGTCACCTGCCAAGCGGTCAATCAGCTTGTGCTCAAGTATTACACatcgaagcagcagcatctgctGGACAATCTGGCGCCCTTTGGCTTCGACTATCGCGTGGTTTATGTCAATGCCACAACGCGTTTCAAGCTGCGTTTCCTTCACACACCCACGACGCTGATGCACATTGGACTCTGTGTGCCGCAGAGCTGTGAACGCGACGAGCTGGAACAGCTGTTGCGCCAGACACTCGCGGTGCAACCATTGGAGCATCAGTACATGGAGCTGCAGCCTCAGTTGGTGTACACAAAGAAACCACAATTTGTGGGTCGCTTTCTTGAGAGTCGCGCCTTTCGATTGCTCATCACTCTCCtcttgctggtgctgctgctgacgctgctCAGCAATGTGCTGCCCAAAGGCTGGAGTCGTGTGCTCGACTGCTTTCATGTGCCCAGCAATTGGCAGCGTTTGTCCGACAGCAGCAAAGAGATTGCCGTCATCAATGGGCTGCGTGTGGTGGCCGCCATCTCGCTGTTGATAATCCATGTGACGTGGTACTCGGTCACGTCGGTTAATCAAACGTCGGGTATGCTCAAGAGCATTGCGAACATTTGGCTGCATCATCCCTATATGCCGTCCATGCTCGAAGTGTTCTTCACCATCAG TGGCTTCCTCACTGTGTCCAACTTTCTCAGCAATCGCGCCCAGCTGCAGCGCTTGGCCGAGCAGCCGCTGTCCAGCAATCTGGTCGCCTATCTCAAGTCCTTGCTGCAGCGCTACTTGCGTCTGGTGCCCATGCAGATTGTGCTCATGCTTCTGGTGACCGTTGCCATTAGCTACTACCGTGAGGTGTCGCTGCTGCACATCCACGAGCCACTGGATGACTACTGTGCCCAGAGCTGGTGGAAGAATGCATTGCTCATACAGGATCTGTTCAACACCGATTACTTGTGCGCCAATTGGACCTGGTCGCTGGCCTGTGAGATGCAATTCCATGTGCTCGCCATGCTCCTGCTCCATTTGTATGTGCATCGTCCGAAGTTGGTGCGTCGTCTCGTTGTCGGCATACTGGTGGCCAATCTGGTGTATTCGCTTGCCTTCATCATCTCGTTGGGCGTACAACTGCGCTTTGAAAATGCCTATAAAGAGCTGACCGAAGGTTTCTACTTTAACCCGTTGGTGCGTTTGCAGACATATGCCGTCGGCGGCATCTATGCCCATGCCCATGTCAATGGGATGCGTGATGGAAAGACACCTCTTGACTTGGTCCTTCCGGGGCGTCTAGTGAAATCCTTGGCTTCCGCAGCCGTGTTGTGGGTGATTTGGCAATTGCAACTGGAGGCGAATGATCTGAATACACATCTCATTGCCATCGCTATCGTAATAGTACGTCTTGCCTATTCGCTGATTACGTTACATTTGATTTTGGCCAACTTTAGCACTGAACGTTGTTCTTTCGTCATTCGGTGGGGAACGCAATTGCTGCaagcaaattgttttcagTTCTTAGGCAAATTGACGTTTACGTTTTACCTGATTCATCCGTTGCTTGTTATGTGTTTTAATTATGGTTTTAGCTATTTACTGCCTTCGGATTTTAGTCTTTGG TCCATCCTTTCGATTGCGTACACAGTTATTTGCTTTGCAGTGTCCACCGTGTTGACGCTGTTCCTTGAAATGCCATTCAATAGACTTACCCATTTGTTAATGTCGTCACTTGCCACACAAGCGtccaataataaaattaaataa
- the LOC117576350 gene encoding nose resistant to fluoxetine protein 6 isoform X2, whose protein sequence is MLKLLLLLPVLAQALDSSFASSSLLEGLTQLMLRPSTNQTTRCGQELLALHAAWQRHEAWALKAFDASGSGYANILMGDAHFLGSRVTCQAVNQLVLKYYTSKQQHLLDNLAPFGFDYRVVYVNATTRFKLRFLHTPTTLMHIGLCVPQSCERDELEQLLRQTLAVQPLEHQYMELQPQLVYTKKPQFVGRFLESRAFRLLITLLLLVLLLTLLSNVLPKGWSRVLDCFHVPSNWQRLSDSSKEIAVINGLRVVAAISLLIIHVTWYSVTSVNQTSGMLKSIANIWLHHPYMPSMLEVFFTISGFLTVSNFLSNRAQLQRLAEQPLSSNLVAYLKSLLQRYLRLVPMQIVLMLLVTVAISYYREVSLLHIHEPLDDYCAQSWWKNALLIQDLFNTDYLCANWTWSLACEMQFHVLAMLLLHLYVHRPKLVRRLVVGILVANLVYSLAFIISLGVQLRFENAYKELTEGFYFNPLVRLQTYAVGGIYAHAHVNGMRDGKTPLDLVLPGRLVKSLASAAVLWVIWQLQLEANDLNTHLIAIAIVIVRLAYSLITLHLILANFSTERCSFVIRWGTQLLQANCFQFLGKLTFTFYLIHPLLVMCFNYGFSYLLPSDFSLWSILSIAYTVICFAVSTVLTLFLEMPFNRLTHLLMSSLATQASNNKIK, encoded by the exons AtgttgaagctgctgctgttgctgcctgtcCTGGCCCAAGCACTGGACTCCAGCTTTGCATCCAGCTCGCTGCTGGAGGGTCTCACACAGCTGATGCTTAGGCCATCCACCAATCAAACGACGCGATGCGGACAAGAGCTGCTGGCGCTGCATGCAGCCTGGCAGCGACACGAAGCCTGGGCGCTCAAGG CCTTCGATGCATCGGGCAGCGGGTATGCCAACATATTGATGGGCGACGCACACTTTTTGGGCAGCCGCGTCACCTGCCAAGCGGTCAATCAGCTTGTGCTCAAGTATTACACatcgaagcagcagcatctgctGGACAATCTGGCGCCCTTTGGCTTCGACTATCGCGTGGTTTATGTCAATGCCACAACGCGTTTCAAGCTGCGTTTCCTTCACACACCCACGACGCTGATGCACATTGGACTCTGTGTGCCGCAGAGCTGTGAACGCGACGAGCTGGAACAGCTGTTGCGCCAGACACTCGCGGTGCAACCATTGGAGCATCAGTACATGGAGCTGCAGCCTCAGTTGGTGTACACAAAGAAACCACAATTTGTGGGTCGCTTTCTTGAGAGTCGCGCCTTTCGATTGCTCATCACTCTCCtcttgctggtgctgctgctgacgctgctCAGCAATGTGCTGCCCAAAGGCTGGAGTCGTGTGCTCGACTGCTTTCATGTGCCCAGCAATTGGCAGCGTTTGTCCGACAGCAGCAAAGAGATTGCCGTCATCAATGGGCTGCGTGTGGTGGCCGCCATCTCGCTGTTGATAATCCATGTGACGTGGTACTCGGTCACGTCGGTTAATCAAACGTCGGGTATGCTCAAGAGCATTGCGAACATTTGGCTGCATCATCCCTATATGCCGTCCATGCTCGAAGTGTTCTTCACCATCAG TGGCTTCCTCACTGTGTCCAACTTTCTCAGCAATCGCGCCCAGCTGCAGCGCTTGGCCGAGCAGCCGCTGTCCAGCAATCTGGTCGCCTATCTCAAGTCCTTGCTGCAGCGCTACTTGCGTCTGGTGCCCATGCAGATTGTGCTCATGCTTCTGGTGACCGTTGCCATTAGCTACTACCGTGAGGTGTCGCTGCTGCACATCCACGAGCCACTGGATGACTACTGTGCCCAGAGCTGGTGGAAGAATGCATTGCTCATACAGGATCTGTTCAACACCGATTACTTGTGCGCCAATTGGACCTGGTCGCTGGCCTGTGAGATGCAATTCCATGTGCTCGCCATGCTCCTGCTCCATTTGTATGTGCATCGTCCGAAGTTGGTGCGTCGTCTCGTTGTCGGCATACTGGTGGCCAATCTGGTGTATTCGCTTGCCTTCATCATCTCGTTGGGCGTACAACTGCGCTTTGAAAATGCCTATAAAGAGCTGACCGAAGGTTTCTACTTTAACCCGTTGGTGCGTTTGCAGACATATGCCGTCGGCGGCATCTATGCCCATGCCCATGTCAATGGGATGCGTGATGGAAAGACACCTCTTGACTTGGTCCTTCCGGGGCGTCTAGTGAAATCCTTGGCTTCCGCAGCCGTGTTGTGGGTGATTTGGCAATTGCAACTGGAGGCGAATGATCTGAATACACATCTCATTGCCATCGCTATCGTAATAGTACGTCTTGCCTATTCGCTGATTACGTTACATTTGATTTTGGCCAACTTTAGCACTGAACGTTGTTCTTTCGTCATTCGGTGGGGAACGCAATTGCTGCaagcaaattgttttcagTTCTTAGGCAAATTGACGTTTACGTTTTACCTGATTCATCCGTTGCTTGTTATGTGTTTTAATTATGGTTTTAGCTATTTACTGCCTTCGGATTTTAGTCTTTGG TCCATCCTTTCGATTGCGTACACAGTTATTTGCTTTGCAGTGTCCACCGTGTTGACGCTGTTCCTTGAAATGCCATTCAATAGACTTACCCATTTGTTAATGTCGTCACTTGCCACACAAGCGtccaataataaaattaaataa